TCCGACGGAGGACGCCGCCCTGCCGAGCCTGGAGCTGATCCGCCATCGGACCAATCTCGGCAAAGGCTTCGCCTTGGCAAGCGGCATCGCCCGGGCCATCGCCTGCGGCGGGCAGCGCATCGTCACAATCGATGCGGATGGTCAGCACTGCTCGGGCGACATCCCGCGCTTGGAGCGGGCCGCCATGCGCGCGCCCGAGGCCATCGTCATCGCCGCGCGAACCGAGGCCCGGGAGGCGGCCCCAGCCCTGCGCCGCTTCGCCAACGAGGTCGCGGATTTTTGGATCTCCTGGGCCTGCGGGCGTCGCATCGAGGACACCCAGTCCGGCTTCAGACTCTATCCCGCCGCCGTGCTCGCGCGTCTGAGCGTGCGACCGCGCCGCAATGCCGGTTTCGCCTTCGAGACCGAGATGCTGATCGACAGCGTCGCCGCGGGCGCCGAGATCCGCAGCGTCCCCATCATGACCCGCTACCTGCCGGACCGACGTCTCAGCCATTACCGACCCTGGCGCGATACCTGGAGCATCATCCGGCTGGTCGGCGCAAAACTGCTGCGCCGCGGCCTGTATCCGACGGGCTTGCTGCGCTCGCTCGACCGGGGAGTCGGCTCGGCGAAAGGCGGCACCGCTGCGCTGCGG
The sequence above is drawn from the Thiocapsa rosea genome and encodes:
- a CDS encoding glycosyltransferase family 2 protein, with the protein product MKGTIVVIPAFNEARTIREVVTAVRRQDVDRIIVVDDGSMDATATLIRSLPTEDAALPSLELIRHRTNLGKGFALASGIARAIACGGQRIVTIDADGQHCSGDIPRLERAAMRAPEAIVIAARTEAREAAPALRRFANEVADFWISWACGRRIEDTQSGFRLYPAAVLARLSVRPRRNAGFAFETEMLIDSVAAGAEIRSVPIMTRYLPDRRLSHYRPWRDTWSIIRLVGAKLLRRGLYPTGLLRSLDRGVGSAKGGTAALRDID